Proteins encoded by one window of Candidatus Nitrosocosmicus hydrocola:
- a CDS encoding PsbP-related protein, with translation MISVFVAMLVIVVLVGYDYPGILTAYEEPMDWTMFRSDECKMNMSYPISFKTEEITNEFENNADFTIHSDEPYVLVSVDCQNLDINITKDNRTNDIKQLQEKLMEYDDFIVEDINQTKWRVDGQNAVSFIFASGEAAHTGAVTSNEIIYVFHDNTPVMIKFIALFTEFDSSQIQELEKRIINSIELL, from the coding sequence ATGATTTCTGTATTTGTCGCTATGCTTGTAATAGTTGTTCTTGTAGGTTATGACTATCCTGGGATTTTAACTGCCTATGAAGAGCCTATGGATTGGACTATGTTTAGGTCCGATGAATGCAAAATGAATATGAGTTATCCAATTAGCTTTAAAACTGAAGAAATCACAAATGAATTTGAAAATAACGCTGACTTTACAATACATTCTGATGAACCTTATGTTTTAGTCTCGGTTGATTGTCAGAATTTGGATATAAATATTACAAAAGACAACCGCACAAATGATATCAAACAATTGCAAGAAAAATTGATGGAGTACGATGACTTTATAGTAGAAGATATCAATCAAACTAAATGGAGGGTAGATGGCCAAAATGCTGTTTCATTTATTTTTGCAAGCGGCGAAGCTGCTCACACCGGCGCAGTAACAAGTAATGAAATAATCTATGTCTTTCATGATAACACACCTGTCATGATCAAATTTATTGCATTATTTACAGAATTTGATTCTTCCCAAATACAGGAATTAGAAAAGAGGATTATCAATTCCATCGAATTGTTATAA